The following is a genomic window from Acidobacteriota bacterium.
TGGCCTTGAAGGGCAGTTCGGCGGCGAACTGGCGGCGCAGGGCGTCCAGCCCCGCCTGGGCGGCAGGCGAGAGCTTGCGCGCCGCCGGCCGCGGCTGATCCGCCTCGACGTAGCGGCCAACCTTTTCGAGAAACGCCTCCAGCTCGAATGGCTTGTGGATGAAATCGTTCGCGCCGTAGCGCATCCCCTCGTACTGGTATTTCACGCTCTTGTAGATGGAGGTCATCATGATCACGGCAATGCTGGCCAGATCGGTATCCTGCTTGATCCGGCGGCAGAGATCGAAGCCGTTCATCTTCGGGAGCAGGAGGTCGGTGACCACCAGGCCGGGCTTGACCTGCTGGATCAGCTCGAAGCCGGCCTGGCCATCCGTCGCCGTGTGTACCTCGAAGCCGCGGGAGGAGAGCTGGGTCTGGAGGAATTCCAGCAGCGTGGTCTCGTCGTCGATGATGACAATCCGGTTATTCATTCGCTCCAACACCCGGGGCTAACCGGCGAACCGGGTCACTTCGTGTTCTTTTTTTTCGCGAACAGGGCCAGGAGCTGCTGGCCGAAGCTTTGTTTCTTCTCCGCGGACAGCGCGGCGTACTGGTGAATTTCGCCGGGGTCCAGCCAGATGCCGTGGCAGCAGGGGCACTCGTCGATCTCCAATCCCTCGAGGTCGACGGTGTGGAGCGTGTCGCCGCACTTGGGGCAATGCATATAGTGGAGATCCTTCAGCCGCTGGCGTTCTTCGGTCCGCCTCCGGGCGGCGATCTTTTCCAGACGGAGTTTCTCTTCCTGTTGAGCCCAAGCCTCTTCTTTCTCGTCGCCGTGGCGAACCATGCGCGCACCTCCGCAGGGATGGGCGTCTCGTATCGGACGTGATGGTATTCTACGGAGCGCGCCGGAGTTTTGCAAGAACCAATCCGCCTCAGGCGCCGGGCGCATCGCCGGTCCAGCCGAAAGCGACCAGGAGCGGAGCCCAGACCGCGGGCGGCGCCGCCTCCACGGCGACCGGTTCGCCCGTGTGCGGGTGGCGGAAGGCGAGGCGGCGGGCGAAAAGGAGGAGGCCGGCCAGGCCGAATTCGGACCGGACGAAGCGGTTCTGGACACCGTCGCCGTATGTGGTGTCGCCGATGATCGGGTGGCTCACATGGTGAAAGTGACGCCGGAGCTGGTGCCGCCGCCCCGTGCGCGGCCGCGCCTCCACCAACGAGAAACGGGCGCTGGGCAGACGGCCCACGGGCCGAGGCAGTTCCAGCGTCGCCAGGCGGCGGTACTCGGTCACGGCCGGGAGGGCCGGCCGCCCGGACCGAGGCCCCAAGGCATGATCGATCCGGCCGCCGGCCGGGGTGAACCCGCGCACCACGGCCAGATAGTCCTTCGCGGGGGTGTGTTCCCGGAACTGGCTGGCCAGGTCGGCGGCGGCTTCTGGGGTCAGGGCGAAGAGGAGCACGCCGGAGGTGGCGCGGTCCAGCCGGTGGACCGGGTACACCCACCGGCCGAGCTGGCTGCGCAGGCGCTGGAGGCAGGACGCCTCGCCGGGAGATTCGGCGGTGGGATGCACATGCAGGCCCGCCGGCTTGAGCACCGCTACGCAGTGGTGGTCGTGATGCAGGATGGTCAGCGATCCCACGGGGCCTCCGGGTTTGCCCGAGTCGCGGCGCCGGTTGGCGCGGCCGCCGCAGTGTCAGATTCGGATCCCGCATCCGGAATGATGCCATTATACAAGATGGTCACCGGCGCGCGCGATCCCGACCGGCTGGTGCAAAATATTCAGACACTCCACCATGATTTTGGCCGATAATAATTTGATAGACAACTTCCAGGAGAACGGCCATGAGTAAATGGGGCCTGTTGCTCGCCGCACTCGCGCTGACTGCCTCCGTTCAGGCGGCCATCCCCCAACCGGAGCGTGACGCCCTGCTGGCGCTGTACACCGCCACGGGAGGCGACAGCTGGACGCAGCGGGACAACTGGCTGGGCGCACCCGGCACCGAGTGCTC
Proteins encoded in this region:
- a CDS encoding response regulator codes for the protein MNNRIVIIDDETTLLEFLQTQLSSRGFEVHTATDGQAGFELIQQVKPGLVVTDLLLPKMNGFDLCRRIKQDTDLASIAVIMMTSIYKSVKYQYEGMRYGANDFIHKPFELEAFLEKVGRYVEADQPRPAARKLSPAAQAGLDALRRQFAAELPFKATEISVFWENLLQEWAPEVAGELYTRVHNLAGTGASFGFPAVSTLARELEELLDPWRRSDRPPPAADAARIHKALGILYEVATNVVIE
- a CDS encoding pseudouridylate synthase, which encodes MGSLTILHHDHHCVAVLKPAGLHVHPTAESPGEASCLQRLRSQLGRWVYPVHRLDRATSGVLLFALTPEAAADLASQFREHTPAKDYLAVVRGFTPAGGRIDHALGPRSGRPALPAVTEYRRLATLELPRPVGRLPSARFSLVEARPRTGRRHQLRRHFHHVSHPIIGDTTYGDGVQNRFVRSEFGLAGLLLFARRLAFRHPHTGEPVAVEAAPPAVWAPLLVAFGWTGDAPGA